In the genome of Panthera uncia isolate 11264 chromosome B3 unlocalized genomic scaffold, Puncia_PCG_1.0 HiC_scaffold_1, whole genome shotgun sequence, one region contains:
- the LOC125909959 gene encoding E3 ubiquitin-protein ligase RNF4-like, giving the protein MNTRMCSSSMVNSRQTQEFCTAGEGGPTPEMVLETELIDLRESDEIVDLTCESLEPAVIDLTCHDSVVITEERRRPRGNKRSLQRQTGNCVVSSDKEELRRNRDVYVTNRTSHNALEEEALSCTLPGYIRCQICMDGYSDIELSRRHVYSTECGHIFCSCCLSTSLKYSKNCPVCLKKISCHQYHRIYI; this is encoded by the coding sequence ATGAATACAAGAATGTGCAGCAGTAGCATGGTGAATTCCAGACAAACCCAAGAATTCTGTACAGCTGGGGAAGGAGGCCCTACTCCTGAGATGGTCTTAGAAACAGAACTGATAGATCTCAGGGAAAGTGATGAAATAGTTGACCTCACCTGTGAATCCCTAGAACCTGCAGTGATTGACCTAACTTGCCACGACTCTGTTGTGATTACTGAAGAAAGGAGGAGGCCAAGGGGAAACAAAAGGTCACTCCAAAGGCAAACTGGCAACTGTGTGGTGAGCAGTGATAAGGAGGAGCTGAGGAGAAACAGAGATGTGTATGTGACCAACAGGACCTCCCATAATGCCCTGGAAGAAGAAGCTTTAAGTTGCACACTACCTGGTTATATCCGGTGTCAAATTTGTATGGACGGGTACTCGGATATTGAACTGAGTAGGCGACATGTTTACTCTACAGAATGTGGCCACATCTTCTGTAGTTGCTGCCTCTCCACTTCCcttaaatatagtaaaaattgcccagtttgtttgaaaaaaatcagCTGTCATCAGTACCACCGTATTTACATATGA